In Solanum pennellii chromosome 3, SPENNV200, a single window of DNA contains:
- the LOC107012883 gene encoding short-chain dehydrogenase TIC 32, chloroplastic, producing MKATLKYLAGIAGPSGYGSKTTAEQATKDFSNSSNSQLTAIITGATSGIGAETARVLAKRGVRIVLPARDLKKAEILKEFIQKETPMAQIILLEIDLSSFASIQRFCAEFLSLQLPLHILINNAGKFSQKLEFSEDKIEMTFATNYLGHFLLTELLLEKMVETAEGCGIQGRIVNVTSVVHNWVKRDQFRFSQLLNPKKYYNGTRAYAQSKLANILHAKELSRQLKARNANVTINAVHPGIVKTGIIRDHKGFITDSLYFMASKLLKSTSQGAASTCYVALSPQTEGMSGKYFADCNESHSSVLANDEIEAHKLWKGTRVLIHRRFLPHVNS from the exons ATGAAGGCAACTCTCAAATATTTGGCTGGCATTGCTGGCCCAAGTGGTTATGGTTCTAAAACAACTGCTGAACAGGCTACTAAAGATTTCTCTAATTCCTCTAATTCTCAACTCACTGCAATTATCACCG GCGCAACATCAGGGATTGGAGCAGAAACAGCAAGAGTATTAGCAAAAAGGGGTGTAAGAATAGTGTTACCAGCAAGAGACTTAAAAAAAGCAGAAATTTTGAAGgaatttatacaaaaagaaaCTCCAATGGctcaaattatattattagaaATTGATTTGAGTTCATTTGCTTCAATTCAGAGATTTTGTGCTGAGTTTTTGTCTTTACAACTTCCACTTCACATCCTCat AAATAATGCAGGGAAATTTTCACAGAAATTGGAGTTTTCTGAAGACAAAATTGAGATGACTTTTGCTACAAACTACTTAG GTCATTTTCTATTGACAGAGTTGTTATTAGAGAAAATGGTGGAGACAGCAGAAGGGTGTGGGATTCAAGGAAGAATAGTGAATGTTACTTCAGTAGTTCATAATTGGGTGAAAAGAGATCAATTCCGTTTCTCCCAATTGCTCAATCCTAAAAAATA TTATAATGGTACTCGTGCATATGCTCAATCAAAATTAGCCAACATTTTACATGCAAAGGAATTGTCAAGACAACTAAAG GCAAGAAATGCAAATGTAACTATCAATGCAGTCCATCCTGGAATTGTAAAAACTGGAATTATCAGAGATCACAAAGGCTTTATCACTG atTCTCTCTATTTTATGGCATCAAAGCTTCTAAAGTCAACATCACAG GGTGCAGCAAGCACATGTTATGTAGCATTGAGCCCACAAACAGAAGGGATGAGTGGGAAATACTTTGCAGACTGTAATGAAAGTCACTCTTCAGTTTTAGcaaatgatgaaattgaagCTCATAAACTTTGGAAGGGTACTCGTGTTCTTATCCATAGAAGATTTCTACCACATGTAAAttcatga